One genomic region from Mycoplasmopsis meleagridis encodes:
- the rlmB gene encoding 23S rRNA (guanosine(2251)-2'-O)-methyltransferase RlmB has protein sequence MEKLLLCGRNSVFDALKNNFPIEKIFIAKESNNLSLKIKKYNVAIEIVTKKDIEKITTENHQGIIAVLKDFPIYDLNYLLNEKPNKVLILDHIQDPHNLGAIIRTANAFGIKFIIISKERSADITNSVLKISSGGFIGIKIVKVNSISATIHKLNKNGYWIYASALEEKSISLNKIKFNSPSALIVGNENYGVSKSALKMADQIIHIEQFGSVQSLNVSVATGILLYEFVK, from the coding sequence ATGGAAAAATTATTATTGTGTGGAAGAAATAGTGTTTTTGATGCTCTTAAAAATAATTTTCCAATTGAAAAAATATTTATTGCGAAAGAAAGCAATAATCTTTCACTAAAAATAAAAAAATATAATGTTGCTATTGAAATAGTTACAAAAAAAGATATAGAAAAAATTACTACCGAAAATCACCAAGGAATAATTGCTGTATTAAAAGATTTTCCTATTTATGACTTAAATTATTTACTAAATGAAAAACCTAACAAAGTATTAATTCTTGATCATATTCAGGATCCTCATAATTTAGGGGCTATAATAAGAACTGCTAATGCTTTTGGAATAAAATTCATAATAATTTCAAAAGAAAGATCAGCCGATATTACTAACTCTGTTTTAAAAATATCTTCTGGAGGATTTATAGGAATAAAAATAGTTAAAGTAAATAGTATTTCAGCAACTATCCACAAATTAAATAAAAATGGTTACTGAATTTATGCTAGCGCTTTAGAAGAAAAATCAATCTCTCTTAATAAAATAAAATTCAATTCTCCTTCAGCATTAATTGTTGGTAATGAAAATTATGGTGTTTCTAAATCAGCATTAAAAATGGCTGATCAAATTATACATATAGAACAATTTGGTAGCGTTCAATCATTGAATGTTTCTGTAGCAACAGGAATACTTTTATATGAATTTGTTAAATAA
- the rpmG gene encoding 50S ribosomal protein L33, which yields MEKRKITLGCSLCYSHNYTTNKGNINQERIIIKKFCKKCKIHTIHKEEK from the coding sequence ATGGAAAAAAGAAAAATCACACTTGGCTGTTCACTTTGTTATTCTCATAATTACACTACAAATAAGGGTAATATCAATCAAGAAAGAATAATAATCAAAAAATTTTGCAAAAAATGCAAGATTCATACTATTCACAAAGAGGAAAAATAA